A single region of the Candidatus Aminicenantes bacterium genome encodes:
- the miaA gene encoding tRNA (adenosine(37)-N6)-dimethylallyltransferase MiaA — protein sequence MKPLIQVLGATGVGKSQVAFALAGKFGAEIISADSVQVYRGFDIGTDKVDPRRQREILHHLIDIIDDCSQFNASKFLELSFSAAEKINTRGRIPLVCGGTGLYLRVMSQGIFAENKNNATRRQLEEKAALHGWPALWQELQAIDPVYAEKISPHDKVRLVRALEIHRHCGLPPSEAFRHSRSPFSAYAFIRIGLEMDRKKLYERIDRRVERMIERGLVAEVEALLKRHPPACPPFKALGYKEIVAHLRGETDLETALELIQRHSRQFAKRQLSWFRQEKDIQWFDPGDLDAMASHIRACIAKKP from the coding sequence ATGAAACCCCTCATCCAGGTTCTCGGGGCCACCGGCGTGGGCAAGAGTCAGGTCGCTTTCGCCCTGGCCGGTAAATTCGGCGCCGAAATCATCTCGGCCGATTCGGTCCAGGTCTACCGCGGTTTCGACATCGGCACCGACAAGGTCGATCCGCGCCGGCAACGGGAGATCCTCCACCACCTCATCGACATTATCGACGATTGCTCGCAATTCAACGCCAGCAAATTCTTGGAGCTCTCCTTCAGCGCCGCCGAGAAGATCAATACCCGCGGCCGGATTCCGCTGGTATGCGGCGGGACGGGGCTCTATTTGAGGGTCATGAGCCAGGGCATCTTCGCCGAGAATAAAAACAACGCCACGCGCCGGCAGCTGGAGGAAAAGGCGGCGCTTCACGGCTGGCCGGCCCTATGGCAGGAATTGCAGGCCATCGATCCCGTTTACGCGGAAAAAATAAGCCCACACGACAAGGTGCGCCTGGTCAGGGCGCTGGAGATCCATCGCCACTGCGGCCTCCCCCCCAGCGAGGCCTTCCGGCATTCCCGCTCCCCTTTCTCCGCCTATGCGTTCATCCGCATCGGCCTGGAGATGGACAGGAAAAAATTGTACGAACGGATCGACCGCCGCGTGGAACGGATGATCGAACGAGGGCTGGTGGCCGAGGTCGAGGCGCTGCTCAAGCGCCATCCTCCCGCCTGCCCCCCTTTCAAGGCGCTGGGATACAAGGAAATCGTTGCCCACCTGCGCGGGGAAACCGATCTGGAAACGGCCCTGGAATTGATCCAGCGCCATTCCCGCCAGTTCGCCAAGCGGCAGCTTTCCTGGTTCAGGCAGGAAAAAGACATCCAATGGTTCGATCCGGGCGACCTGGACGCCATGGCCAGCCATATCCGCGCATGCATAGCGAAAAAGCCCTGA
- the hflX gene encoding GTPase HflX has protein sequence MHSEKALICGLFSSQQRETEIVACMNELAALCQTAAADVVAQTWQKRPVPDRKYLLGPGKVEQIKLQLASSGANLVVFFNVLNSLQQRNLEDFLGVKVIDRSRLILDIFAGRARSIEGKLQVELAQLLYLLPRLTGKGVELSRLGGGIGTRGPGESKLETDRRLIKDRIARIRKKLEAVLKNRDLQRQRRHALPVPLVALVGYTSAGKSTLFKTLSGEDVPISKKLFSTLDPLLRRVDLFDIHPGYYFILSDTVGFIRSMPEELFTSFQASLEEVHHADLILHVIDLTNPDWLGQKHEVEKVLQQLRIEREKIITVFNKIDLLDDRESLLGRRNPREVYISASERLGIGDLKGVIFRSYFADYESYRLEVADEQQLDALSQWAIVVETNRVDGLIRADVLSSREKMLKFREKHGGVVQ, from the coding sequence ATGCATAGCGAAAAAGCCCTGATCTGCGGCCTCTTTTCATCTCAACAGCGTGAAACGGAGATCGTTGCCTGCATGAACGAACTGGCCGCGCTCTGCCAGACGGCCGCGGCCGATGTCGTCGCGCAAACCTGGCAAAAACGTCCCGTCCCCGACCGCAAATACCTTCTCGGCCCGGGCAAGGTCGAACAGATCAAGCTCCAGCTGGCGTCGTCCGGCGCCAATCTGGTCGTTTTCTTCAATGTACTGAACTCCCTGCAGCAGCGGAACCTGGAAGACTTCCTGGGCGTCAAGGTCATCGACCGCAGCCGCCTGATCCTTGATATTTTCGCCGGCCGCGCCCGTAGTATCGAAGGCAAGCTGCAGGTGGAACTGGCCCAGCTGCTTTACCTCCTGCCGCGCCTGACCGGCAAGGGAGTGGAATTGTCCAGGCTCGGCGGCGGTATCGGCACCCGCGGCCCGGGCGAAAGCAAGCTGGAAACGGACCGCCGGCTGATCAAGGACCGGATCGCCCGCATCCGCAAGAAGCTGGAAGCGGTGCTCAAGAACAGGGACCTGCAGCGCCAGCGGCGCCACGCGCTGCCGGTGCCGCTGGTGGCGCTGGTCGGTTACACCTCGGCCGGCAAATCGACGCTCTTCAAAACCCTGAGCGGGGAAGACGTCCCGATCTCGAAAAAATTGTTCTCCACCCTCGACCCGTTGTTGCGCCGGGTCGATCTTTTCGACATTCACCCCGGCTATTACTTCATCCTCTCCGACACGGTGGGATTCATCCGCAGCATGCCCGAGGAGCTGTTCACCTCGTTCCAGGCCTCGCTGGAAGAGGTGCATCACGCCGACCTCATCCTGCATGTCATCGACCTGACCAACCCAGATTGGCTCGGTCAGAAACACGAAGTCGAAAAAGTGCTGCAGCAATTGCGCATCGAGCGGGAGAAGATCATCACCGTCTTCAATAAAATCGATCTGCTGGACGACCGGGAATCTTTGCTGGGCCGCCGGAACCCGCGCGAAGTCTATATTTCGGCCAGCGAGCGGTTGGGAATCGGCGATCTGAAGGGGGTTATATTCCGGAGTTATTTCGCCGATTACGAGTCGTACCGGCTCGAGGTCGCCGACGAACAGCAGCTGGACGCCTTGAGCCAATGGGCGATCGTCGTCGAAACCAACCGCGTCGACGGCCTCATCCGGGCGGACGTTTTAAGTTCCCGGGAAAAAATGTTAAAATTCAGGGAAAAGCACGGAGGTGTGGTCCAATGA
- a CDS encoding tetratricopeptide repeat protein gives MKALLPATLIVLTIACGGVKPAKIDFHLPALPGSDVSDANFRQGWEQLQKGDSDAAYKSFQLSEVRLDKKQAAFGYVFLARQKYSAASAQFAQALATNPENMEAGMGLAMIQEYEGKTTDAFRAYADLLTRAPEDTWLKLKYESIKTSSTQECLRQAESYQNSDKEKYVACLQQAHFFSPEMTAITLKIAAFYYEENQWPRSRTFYEAALENEPYNQDALLRLAAIYEKDGKFDLALVTLDRLLALKPGDPFLEGEKKRVNDRFQEMNLPEKFKKIFFKAEINREEMAALIGYYFDRYIEMGSAPVIITDIDGSFAKEQIIKTCTAGIMGVRPDHSFDRFSIPDRATFAVNLKALIDYLQSRGHTLHFTPLPNPVESLDLSPLHKNYEIIKFMVNAQILPLDAEQLFNPTRPVSPNDVIFSLKKILNSIGE, from the coding sequence ATGAAAGCTCTTTTGCCTGCAACGCTCATCGTGTTGACCATCGCCTGCGGCGGCGTGAAACCGGCAAAAATCGATTTTCATTTGCCCGCCCTCCCCGGCAGCGACGTCAGCGACGCCAATTTCCGCCAGGGCTGGGAACAATTGCAGAAGGGGGACAGCGACGCGGCCTACAAGTCCTTCCAGCTCAGCGAGGTGCGCCTGGACAAGAAGCAGGCGGCCTTCGGCTACGTTTTCCTGGCGCGCCAGAAATACAGCGCCGCCTCGGCCCAGTTCGCCCAGGCGTTGGCGACGAACCCGGAAAACATGGAAGCCGGCATGGGCTTGGCCATGATCCAGGAGTACGAAGGCAAGACGACCGATGCCTTCCGGGCCTACGCCGACCTGCTGACGCGTGCTCCCGAAGACACCTGGCTGAAGCTCAAGTATGAAAGCATAAAGACCAGCTCGACCCAGGAATGCCTGCGCCAGGCCGAATCCTATCAGAACAGCGACAAGGAAAAGTATGTCGCATGCCTGCAGCAAGCCCACTTTTTTTCGCCCGAGATGACGGCCATCACCCTGAAGATCGCCGCTTTTTATTACGAGGAAAACCAGTGGCCGCGCAGCCGGACATTCTATGAAGCCGCCCTGGAGAATGAACCGTACAACCAGGACGCATTACTGCGCCTGGCCGCCATCTACGAAAAGGACGGCAAGTTCGACCTGGCCTTGGTCACCCTGGACCGCCTGCTGGCGCTCAAGCCGGGCGACCCCTTCCTGGAGGGGGAAAAGAAGCGCGTCAACGACCGGTTCCAGGAAATGAATCTGCCGGAAAAATTCAAAAAAATATTTTTCAAGGCCGAGATCAACCGCGAGGAAATGGCGGCCCTGATCGGTTATTATTTCGACCGCTATATCGAGATGGGCAGCGCCCCGGTGATCATCACCGACATCGACGGCTCGTTCGCCAAGGAGCAGATCATCAAGACCTGCACGGCCGGCATCATGGGCGTCCGCCCCGACCACAGCTTCGACCGCTTCTCCATCCCCGACCGGGCGACCTTCGCCGTGAACCTGAAGGCTCTCATCGATTACCTGCAAAGCAGGGGGCATACCCTGCATTTTACGCCGCTGCCGAACCCGGTCGAGAGCCTTGACCTTTCACCGCTGCACAAGAACTATGAAATCATCAAATTCATGGTCAACGCCCAGATCCTCCCACTGGACGCCGAGCAGCTTTTCAATCCCACCCGTCCCGTTTCGCCCAACGACGTCATCTTCTCCCTGAAAAAAATCCTGAACAGCATCGGGGAATAA